A region of the Dickeya chrysanthemi NCPPB 402 genome:
GCACGAACGTCGTCAGGCGCTGGAAGGCTACCTGCCGTCCCGTCAGCCACGATTTGATGAGAAGCTGGACCTGCCGACGCTGGAAGATTTCAGCTCTCTGCTGGAAGAGCAGACCAAAGAAATCTCCACCACCATCGCCTTTGTTCGTGCACTGAACGTGATGCTGAAGAACAAGTCTATCAAAGACAGACTGGTTCCGATCATCGCCGACGAAGCGCGTACCTTCGGTATGGAAGGTCTGTTCCGTCAGATCGGTATCTACAGCCCGAACGGTCAGCAGTACACCCCGCAGGATCGCGAACTGGTCGCTTACTATAAAGAAGATCAGAAAGGCCAGATCCTGCAGGAAGGGATCAACGAACTGGGTGCAGGCTCCTCCTGGCTGGCGGCGGCAACGTCTTACAGCACCAACAATCTGCCGATGATCCCGTTCTACATTTACTACTCCATGTTCGGGTTCCAGCGTATCGGCGACCTGTGCTGGGCAGCGGGCGACCAGCAGGCGCGTGGCTTCCTGATCGGCGGTACTTCCGGCCGTACCACGTTGAACGGCGAAGGTTTGCAGCATGAAGATGGTCACAGCCATATTCAGTCGCTGACTATTCCGAACTGTATTTCCTACGACCCGGCTTTCGCTTATGAAGTAGCGGTCATCATGCATGATGGTTTGGTTCGTATGTATGGCGAAGCACAGGAAAACATTTACTACTACATCACTACGCTGAACGAAAACTACCACATGCCGGCGATGCCGCAGGGCGCCGAAGAAGGCATCCGCAAAGGTATCTACAAGCTGGAAACCGTGGCGGGCAGCAAAGGTAAGGTTCAGTTGCTGGGCTCCGGCTCTATCCTGCGTCATGTGCGTGAAGCCGCACAGATTCTGGCGAAGGATTACGGCATCGGTTCCGATGTGTATAGCGTCACCTCCTTCACGGAACTGGCCCGCGATGGTCAGGACTGCGAGCGCTGGAACATGCTGCATCCGACCGAAGCGCCGCGCGTACCGTACATCGCTCAGGTGATGAACGACGCACCGGCAGTGGCGTCTACCGACTACATGAAACTGTTTGCCGAGCAGGTACGTACCTACGTTCCGGCCAGCGATTATCGCGTACTGGGCACCGATGGTTTCGGCCGTTCCGACAGCCGTGAAAACCTGCGTCACCACTTCGAAGTGGACGCGTCCTACGTGGTCGTTGCTGCATTGGGCGAACTGGCTAAACGCGGTGAAGTTGAAAAATCTGTCGTGGCTGAAGCCATCAAGAAATTCGACATTAACCCTGAAAAAGTTAACCCGCGCGTAGCATAAGAGGGAAAGAGTAATGGCTATCGAAATCAAGGTACCGGATATCGGTGCAGATGAAGTTGAAGTCACCGAAGTGCTGGTTAAAGTGGGTGACAAAGTGGAAGCCGAGCAGTCGCTGATTACTGTAGAAGGCGACAAGGCTTCGATGGAAGTCCCCTCTCCGCAGGCGGGTGTGGTTAAAGAGATTAAAGTGGCGGTAGGCGACAAAGTCGAGACCGGCAAACTGATCATGGTCTTCGAAGCAGAAGGTGCGGCGGCTGCCGCACCGGCTCCGGCCGCTGCTGCGCCAGCACCTGTCGCGGCGCCAGCCGCTGCCGGCGCTGTGAAAGAAGTTGAAGTACCGGATATCGGCGGCGACGAAGTTGAAGTGACCGAAGTACTGGTGAAAGTCGGCGACACCGTGGCGGCAGAGCAGTCGCTGATTACGGTGGAAGGCGATAAGGCGTCGATGGAAGTGCCGGCGCCGTTCGCGGGTACGGTAAAAGAAATTCGCGTCAAGACCGGCGACAAGGTGAAAACCGGTTCGCTTATCATGGTGTTTGAGGTTGCGGGTGTAGCGCCTGCTGCTGCTCCGGCCCCTGCCGCCGCGCCGGCGGTGAGCGGTGGTGCTAAAGACGTCAATGTGCCGGATATCGGCGGCGATGAAGTCGAAGTGACCGAAGTGCTGGTGAAAGTCGGTGATAAAGTGGCGGCAGAACAGTCGATTATCACCGTGGAAGGCGACAAAGCGTCAATGGAAGTGCCGGCACCGTTCGCGGGTACTGTGAAAGAAATCAAGGTTAGCACCGGCAGCAAGGTAAAAACCGGGTCGCTTATCATGGTGTTCGAAGTGGAAGGCGCGGCACCGGCTGCGGCTCCTGCGCCAGTGGCAGCCGCTCCGGCTGCCAGCGCACCGGCGGCTGCATCAGCTCCGGCTGTGGCGAAAACCGACGGCAAGAGCGAGTTCGCCGAGAACGATGCTTACATTCATGCTACCCCGGTGATTCGTCGCCTGGCACGCGAATTCGGCGTCAATCTGGCGAAAGTGAAAGGTACTGGCCGTAAAGGTCGTATCCTGCGCGAAGACGTACAGGCGTATGTGAAAGAAGCCGTGAAACGCGCCGAATCTGCTCCGGCGGCGGGTGCAACCGGCGGTTCTCTGCCGGGTCTGTTGCCGTGGCCGAAAGTCGATTTCAGCAAGTTTGGTGAAATTGAAGAAGTGGAATTGGGTCGCATCCAGAAAATTTCCGGTGCCAACCTGAGCCGTAACTGGGTGATGATCCCACATGTTACGCACTTCGATAAAACCGATATCACCGACCTGGAAGCGTTCCGTAAACAGCAAAACGTGGAAGCTGAGAAGCGTAAGCTGGATGTGAAGATCACGCCGGTCGTGTTCATCATGAAAGCCGTTGCCGCTGCGCTTGAGCAGATGCCTCGCTTCAACAGTTCACTGTCTGAAGACGGCCAGCGTCTGACGCTGAAGAAATACATCAACATCGGTGTGGCGGTCGATACGCCGAATGGCCTGGTGGTTCCGGTGTTCAAAGATGTGAACAAGAAAGGTATCATCGAGCTGTCTCGTGAACTGATGACTATCTCCAAGAAAGCCCGTGACGGTAAGTTGACCGCCGGCGAAATGCAGGGCGGATGCTTCACCATCTCCAGCATCGGCGGCCTCGGTACGACGCATTTCGCACCGATCGTCAATGCGCCGGAAGTGGCTATCCTGGGTGTGTCCAAGTCTGCCATGGAACCGGTCTGGAATGGTAAAGAGTTTGTTCCGCGTCTGATGATGCCGATCTCTCTGTCCTTCGACCACCGTGTCATTGACGGTGCCGATGGTGCACGCTTCATTACCATCATCAACAACACCTTGTCCGATATTCGCCGTCTGGTGATGTAATCGAAAAGCCGGCCTGACGGCCGGCTTTTTTCTGATAAGCTGTCATGTGTTACAGCTATCAGTGATTAAGGACAAATCGTTAGTCGCTTGTCGTTTCAAAGTTATTAACAATTTTGTAAACTACTGCGGCGAAGACACGTCCCGGTGGAAGAGGGCGTTAAGACTCAACAATAATGACGTCACAGACCCGCCGGAAATTAATTAAGAGGTCATGATGAGTACTGAAATTAAAGCTCAGGTGGTGGTACTTGGCGCGGGCCCTGCTGGTTACTCCGCGGCGTTCCGTTGTGCAGATTTGGGTCTGGACACCGTGCTGGTCGAGCGCTATTCCACGCTGGGCGGCGTATGTCTGAATGTAGGCTGTATTCCCTCCAAAGCACTGCTGCATGTGGCGAAAGTTATCGAAGAAGCGAAAGCACTGGCTGAGCACGGCATCGTGTTTGGCGAGCCGCAAACCGATATCGATAAAATTCGCACCTGGAAAGAAAAAGTCATTAATCAACTGACCGGTGGTCTGTCTGGTATGGCGAAAGGCCGTAAAGTCAAGGTCGTCAACGGCTTCGGTAAATTCACTGGCCCGAACACCCTGGTAGTGGAAGGTGAAGGCGGCAGCACCACGGTGAATTTCGACAACGCGATTATCGCAGCCGGTTCCCGCCCGATTCAGTTGCCGTTTATTCCGCATGAAGACCCGCGCGTGTGGGATTCGACCGACGCGCTGGAGCTGAAAACCGTTCCCGGCCGTCTGCTGGTGATGGGTGGCGGTATCATCGGCCTGGAAATGGGTACGGTGTATCACGCGTTGGGTTCGCAGATCGACGTAGTGGAAATGTTCGATCAGGTGATCCCGGCTGCCGACAAGGACATCGTTAAAGTCTTCACCAAACGCATCAGCAAGAAATTCAACCTGATGCTGGAAACCAAAGTGACCGCGGTAGAAGCCAAAGAAGACGGCATCTACGTGTCGATGGAAGGTAAGAAAGCGCCGGCGGAAGCGCAGCGTTATGATGCGGTGCTGGTGGCTATCGGTCGTGTACCGAACGGCAAACTGCTGGATGCCGGTCAGGCTGGCGTGGAAGTTGACGACCGTGGTTTCATCCGCGTCGACAAACAGATGCGCACCAATGTGCCGCACATCTATGCTATCGGCGATATCGTCGGCCAGCCGATGCTGGCGCACAAAGGCGTGCATGAAGGCCACGTCGCGGCTGAAGTTATCTCCGGTAAGAAACATTACTTCGATCCGAAGGTGATCCCGTCCATCGCGTATACCGAGCCGGAAGTGGCTTGGGTCGGCCTGACCGAGAAAGAAGCGAAGGAAAAAGGCATCAGCTATGAGACTGCCGTATTCCCGTGGGCCGCTTCCGGTCGTGCGATCGCGTCCGACTGCGCCGACGGTATGACCAAGCTGATTTTCGACAAAGAAACGCACCGTGTGATCGGTGGGGCGATTGTCGGCACCAACGGCGGCGAACTGCTGGGTGAAATCGGTCTGGCGATTGAGATGGGTTGCGATGCGGAAGATATTGCGTTGACTATCCACGCTCACCCGACCTTGCATGAATCCGTAGGTCTGGCCGCTGAAGTGTTTGAAGGCAGCATCACCGACCTGCCGAACCCGAAAGCCAAGAAGAAATAATCCGTTGCCCCGTCGCCAGCGCGGCGGGGCGCGATACGTCTTGTCATTTCAATGTCTATCCGGCACTTGTTGCCGGATTTTTTTACCTGCCTCCCAGAATTCCGATCTCGTCATGCCCGTGTTATCTGCTTCACTTACAATCCAAATCACCGAAAAGAAACGGTGTTTTATTTTAGGGGGAGAAGAATGAAAAGATGCGGATTACGTCGTACCCTCTGTGTTCTGATGTGCTGTCTGGCGAGTGCCCCGCTTATGGCAAATGATCATTCCTATACAACGACGTCGGTGACGGATGACGCGTTGCCCACGTTCTACCCGCAACTGAAGCAGCAACTGACGTACCCTGATGCGTGGTCGTCCGGGCGTTATGACCACTTCGACCAATGGCGACGACATGCCCGCCAGGTGGTGCGTTCATTGCTGCTGACGCCCGATTCTCACCGTGCTTTTGAACCGCAGGTTGTCGACAGGCTGGACCGTGAGAGTTATGTGGCCGAAAAGGTTGCATTCAACCTTACCGATGAAAGCCGGGTGCCGGGTCTACTGTTGACGCCAAAAACGCCGGGGCCGCATCCGGCGGTATTGTTGCTGCATGATCACGGTTCGAAATTCGATATCGGCAAAGAGAAAATGATCCGCCCATGGGGCGACGATACGCGAGTCGCTTCCGCCAACGCGTGGGCTGACCGTTACTTCACCGGCCGGTTTGTCGGCGATGAGCTGGCGAAGCGGGGATATGTGGTGCTGGCGGTAGATGCGCTGGGATGGGGCGACCGGGGGCCGCTTAAGTACGAACAACAGCAGGCACTGGCCAGTAATTTTTTCAATCTGGGGCGCTCACTGGCTGGCAACATGGCCTACGAGGATATGCGATCGCTGGATTTTCTGGCGTCGTTGCACTCGGTTGACCCGCAACGCGTGGGTGTCGTCGGGTTTTCCATGGGAGCTTACCGTGCCTGGCAACTGGCGGCGTTGTCGGATAAGGCGGCCGCCACGGCGGCCATTTCCTGGATCGGCACCTATGAGGGGTTGATGGTGCCCGGCAACAATGTACTGCGCGGTCAATCCGCCTTCTATATGTTGCATCCCGGGCTACCTGCACATCTTGATTTCCCTGATGTCGCCAGTATCGCTGCACCCCGGCCGATGCTGTTCTTCAACGGCGGCAAAGATAACTTGTTCCCGCAGCAGGCGGTGCAGGCGGCCTATGATCGAATGCATCAGGTGTGGCGGTCGCAACATGCCGATGAACGGCTGGAAACCCGTATCTGGCCGGAGTTGGGGCATGTGTTTTATCAGCAACAACAAGAGGCGGTGTTCCAGTGGTTGGATCGCTGGCTGGTAGCGTCGCCGGCGCAGCGGTGAGTACCGGGCGCCGACCAAACGGGCGCCCAGATGAAGAATAGCGCTGGAGTAGCGCCGCCGGTTATGACAGCAACTGAACCAGCGCGGCC
Encoded here:
- the aceF gene encoding pyruvate dehydrogenase complex dihydrolipoyllysine-residue acetyltransferase, producing MAIEIKVPDIGADEVEVTEVLVKVGDKVEAEQSLITVEGDKASMEVPSPQAGVVKEIKVAVGDKVETGKLIMVFEAEGAAAAAPAPAAAAPAPVAAPAAAGAVKEVEVPDIGGDEVEVTEVLVKVGDTVAAEQSLITVEGDKASMEVPAPFAGTVKEIRVKTGDKVKTGSLIMVFEVAGVAPAAAPAPAAAPAVSGGAKDVNVPDIGGDEVEVTEVLVKVGDKVAAEQSIITVEGDKASMEVPAPFAGTVKEIKVSTGSKVKTGSLIMVFEVEGAAPAAAPAPVAAAPAASAPAAASAPAVAKTDGKSEFAENDAYIHATPVIRRLAREFGVNLAKVKGTGRKGRILREDVQAYVKEAVKRAESAPAAGATGGSLPGLLPWPKVDFSKFGEIEEVELGRIQKISGANLSRNWVMIPHVTHFDKTDITDLEAFRKQQNVEAEKRKLDVKITPVVFIMKAVAAALEQMPRFNSSLSEDGQRLTLKKYINIGVAVDTPNGLVVPVFKDVNKKGIIELSRELMTISKKARDGKLTAGEMQGGCFTISSIGGLGTTHFAPIVNAPEVAILGVSKSAMEPVWNGKEFVPRLMMPISLSFDHRVIDGADGARFITIINNTLSDIRRLVM
- the lpdA gene encoding dihydrolipoyl dehydrogenase, with the translated sequence MSTEIKAQVVVLGAGPAGYSAAFRCADLGLDTVLVERYSTLGGVCLNVGCIPSKALLHVAKVIEEAKALAEHGIVFGEPQTDIDKIRTWKEKVINQLTGGLSGMAKGRKVKVVNGFGKFTGPNTLVVEGEGGSTTVNFDNAIIAAGSRPIQLPFIPHEDPRVWDSTDALELKTVPGRLLVMGGGIIGLEMGTVYHALGSQIDVVEMFDQVIPAADKDIVKVFTKRISKKFNLMLETKVTAVEAKEDGIYVSMEGKKAPAEAQRYDAVLVAIGRVPNGKLLDAGQAGVEVDDRGFIRVDKQMRTNVPHIYAIGDIVGQPMLAHKGVHEGHVAAEVISGKKHYFDPKVIPSIAYTEPEVAWVGLTEKEAKEKGISYETAVFPWAASGRAIASDCADGMTKLIFDKETHRVIGGAIVGTNGGELLGEIGLAIEMGCDAEDIALTIHAHPTLHESVGLAAEVFEGSITDLPNPKAKKK
- a CDS encoding alpha/beta fold hydrolase, with the translated sequence MKRCGLRRTLCVLMCCLASAPLMANDHSYTTTSVTDDALPTFYPQLKQQLTYPDAWSSGRYDHFDQWRRHARQVVRSLLLTPDSHRAFEPQVVDRLDRESYVAEKVAFNLTDESRVPGLLLTPKTPGPHPAVLLLHDHGSKFDIGKEKMIRPWGDDTRVASANAWADRYFTGRFVGDELAKRGYVVLAVDALGWGDRGPLKYEQQQALASNFFNLGRSLAGNMAYEDMRSLDFLASLHSVDPQRVGVVGFSMGAYRAWQLAALSDKAAATAAISWIGTYEGLMVPGNNVLRGQSAFYMLHPGLPAHLDFPDVASIAAPRPMLFFNGGKDNLFPQQAVQAAYDRMHQVWRSQHADERLETRIWPELGHVFYQQQQEAVFQWLDRWLVASPAQR